The following coding sequences lie in one Amycolatopsis cihanbeyliensis genomic window:
- a CDS encoding sensor histidine kinase, with amino-acid sequence MSVPADRELDRDALRLRRPRPRAEPAGTLETARHVAEDLADGLAGPRARAAARGIRRLLEVEGVGLADLSGGLVLSGRLPAEVDTAAMVEDVLHTESRCGRGQVIALPLIVHDEMAGALLVSGRAGRAALREVAGVIVAALERGHLEASAEHAAQAELRALRAEISPHFVYNALTVIAGLVRSEPARSRELMLDFADYIRYSLARHGEYTTVADEFHAIETYLALQRAVLGDRLRVQVRVAPEVLAVAIPYLVLQPIVENAVRHGIEPCAGGGHVQVTGEAEGADCVISVEDSGTGMHPAAAEAVLAGHGGGSMGLANVDRRLRNVYGPWFGLVVETAEGDGTRVLVRVPMFQPGVMP; translated from the coding sequence ATGTCCGTACCTGCCGACCGGGAGCTGGACCGGGACGCCCTCCGGCTGCGCCGGCCGCGGCCACGCGCGGAACCGGCGGGCACGCTGGAGACGGCCCGGCACGTCGCCGAGGACCTCGCGGACGGCCTCGCCGGTCCGCGCGCCCGCGCGGCGGCACGCGGAATCCGCCGGCTGCTCGAGGTCGAGGGCGTCGGGCTGGCGGACCTCTCCGGCGGGCTGGTGCTGTCCGGGCGGCTGCCCGCGGAGGTCGACACGGCGGCCATGGTCGAGGACGTGCTGCACACCGAAAGCCGGTGCGGCCGCGGCCAGGTCATCGCGCTCCCGCTGATCGTGCACGACGAGATGGCCGGCGCGCTGCTGGTCTCCGGCCGGGCCGGCAGGGCGGCACTGCGCGAGGTCGCCGGCGTGATCGTGGCGGCGCTGGAACGCGGCCACCTCGAGGCCTCGGCCGAGCACGCCGCGCAGGCCGAGTTGCGGGCGCTGCGCGCGGAGATCTCCCCGCACTTCGTGTACAACGCGCTCACCGTCATCGCCGGCCTTGTCCGCTCCGAACCCGCCCGGTCACGGGAGCTGATGCTCGACTTCGCCGACTACATCCGGTACAGCCTGGCCAGGCACGGCGAGTACACCACGGTGGCCGACGAGTTCCACGCGATCGAGACCTACCTCGCACTGCAGCGCGCCGTGCTCGGCGACCGGCTGCGGGTGCAGGTCAGGGTGGCGCCCGAGGTGCTCGCCGTGGCCATCCCCTACCTGGTCCTGCAGCCGATCGTGGAGAACGCGGTGCGGCACGGGATCGAGCCCTGCGCGGGTGGCGGGCACGTGCAGGTCACCGGCGAGGCCGAGGGCGCGGACTGCGTGATCAGCGTGGAGGACAGCGGCACCGGGATGCACCCCGCTGCGGCCGAGGCCGTCCTCGCCGGGCACGGCGGCGGCAGCATGGGACTGGCCAATGTCGACCGCAGGTTGCGTAACGTGTACGGGCCGTGGTTCGGGCTCGTCGTGGAGACGGCCGAGGGCGACGGCACCAGGGTGCTCGTCCGGGTCCCCATGTTCCAGCCGGGAGTGATGCCGTGA
- a CDS encoding LytR/AlgR family response regulator transcription factor, translating to MKASGLHVLAVDDVPAALEDLCQLLRDAPEIARVTAAGDPLSALRMIRGERFDAVFLDIAMPGLDGLELAALLGKLAEPPVIVFVTAYDEHAVAAFGVGAVDYLLKPVRAERLADALARVGRITPAAEPGSDRPDALAALPVESGGRTRYVRRDDVRFVEAHGDYVRLHTPSGVHPVRMPISRLEEYWADAGFARAHRGYLVALDAVRELRSDSVGGLLAHTDLGDVPVSRRHARELRERLLRAAQRGELSRPEQRT from the coding sequence GTGAAAGCCAGCGGCCTGCACGTACTCGCCGTGGACGATGTGCCCGCGGCGCTGGAGGACCTGTGCCAGCTGCTCCGGGACGCCCCGGAGATCGCCCGGGTCACCGCGGCCGGCGACCCGCTCAGCGCGCTGCGGATGATCCGCGGCGAGCGGTTCGACGCGGTGTTCCTGGACATCGCCATGCCCGGCCTGGACGGGCTGGAGCTGGCCGCGCTGCTGGGCAAGCTCGCCGAGCCACCGGTGATCGTGTTCGTCACCGCCTATGACGAGCACGCGGTGGCGGCCTTCGGTGTCGGGGCGGTGGACTACCTGCTCAAACCGGTGCGCGCGGAACGCCTCGCCGACGCGCTGGCCAGGGTCGGCCGGATCACGCCTGCCGCGGAACCCGGCAGCGACCGGCCGGACGCACTCGCGGCGCTGCCGGTGGAGTCCGGCGGCCGCACCCGGTACGTGCGGCGCGACGACGTGCGCTTCGTCGAGGCGCACGGCGACTACGTCCGGCTGCACACCCCCTCCGGCGTGCACCCGGTACGGATGCCGATCTCCCGCCTCGAGGAGTACTGGGCGGACGCCGGTTTCGCCCGCGCGCACCGCGGCTACCTCGTGGCCCTGGACGCGGTGCGCGAGCTGCGCAGCGACTCGGTCGGTGGCCTGCTCGCGCACACCGACCTCGGGGACGTACCGGTCAGCCGCAGGCACGCAAGGGAACTGCGCGAGCGGCTGCTGCGCGCGGCCCAGCGCGGCGAGCTCAGCCGACCCGAGCAACGCACCTGA